ATCGTGTCCGGAACGCCCACCCCTCGCTGCTGCGTGTGCTCTTCCTCGCCCCGGAAGGAGGCGACTGACATGCGCTCGCTGGACGAACTGACCACCCTCTGCAAGGAATGGCAGTGCTCCCTCCCCAAGACGATACTGCACACCAAAGAACAGGAGTCCGGCCAATCTCCGGAACACCAGCGGGAAGCAATGGCCTCCCGTCTCGCCGACATGCGCAGATCCGTGGAGGAAGCGCTCTCCACGGACCGGGAACCCCAGCTTGTGGAAAACCGGGCCCCTCTTCTCGGGGAGTACCGCCCCGCAGAGGGGCCGCTCTCGGGAGGGGTCATCCTGGAGGCCGGCCGGATCGCCCTGGCCGTGGCGGCGAGCAACGCCTGTATGGGGCGGATCGTGGCCGCTCCCACGGCGGGAAGCTGCGGTATCCTTCCGGGGATCCTCTTCAGCTACGACCACCACTTCAAACCGGGGGAGGCGGCCCTGGTGGACGCCCTGATCACCGCCGCCGGCATCGGGAACGTCATCGCCGAACGGGCCACACTGGCAGGGGCATCCGGCGGCTGCCAGGCCGAATGCGGCGCCGCCGCAGCGATGGGTGCCGGGGCGCTGGTCCAGCTCAGGGGCGGCAACGCCGACCAAATCTCCCAGGCGGCGGCACTGACTCTCAAATCGCTGCTCGGCCTGGTCTGTGACCCTGTAGGCGGCCTGGTGGAGGTGCCCTGCATTGTCCGAAACGGCACGCTCGTCGCGCTTTCCGCCATCGGCGCCGATATGGCCTTGGCCGGTGTTCGCTCGGCCATACCGGCAGACGAGGTGATCGACACCATGGGCGCCGTGGGCCGCGCTCTGCCGGAAACACTGCGGGAGACGGCCCGGGGCGGCCTCGCCGTCTCCCCCACCGGCCGGAGCTTCACAGAGAGACTGCGGGAGCAGTCCCCCTGATCGTCATCGCTGCTCTCCCCTTGCCTGCTCCCGGCCGGACCGGCGGGGGGAGAGCCCCTGGAGTGTCCTCGCCCGGTCACCCACGGGGATGCGGACGGTATAGCGCACCCCCGGCGGCCCTTCTACATCCAGGCTCCCGTTCAGCTGCCTGGCAAGCAACGTCACCATCTTCAGGCCCAGAGTCTCGGTCTGCTCCACATCGAAGCCCGGAGGCAGGCCGATACCGTCATCCTCCACGGAGAGAACAACCTCGCTCTGTCCTTCCGCCGTCACCCTGACGCAGACCGTCCCCGAGCGGCCATCCGGGAAGGCATGCTTGAAGGCATTGCTCAGCAGCTCCGTCACCAGCAGCCCCGCGGAGATGGCGCTGTCCACATCGAGTTCCACCGGGCCACCTTCCACCATAGTCTTTATGTTGCCGCTCCTCGCCTCGTAGGAGGTGCGGATATGTCGTTCCAGGGCCTTCAGATACTCGGGAACGTTGATGGAGGAGAGACGCTGGGACCGGTAGAGCCGCTCGTGGACCAGAGACATGCTCTTGACCCTGTTCCGGCTCTCCATCAGGGCTTCCCTGGCCGCCCCTTCGTTCAGGGTATCCATCTGCAGATGGAGGAGACTGCTCACCACCTGCAGGTTGTTCTTGACCCGGTGGTGCACCTCCCGGAGGAGCGCCTCCTTCTCCTCCACCGACTGCTGCAACTCCACGAGCGCCTGCTCCCGGTCGGTGAGGTCGCGGAAGGTCCAGACCCTGCCTGCGGTCTCCCGACCCACCCGGAAGGGCACCGAGTACCACTCAAAGACCCGGCCGTCGTGGAAGTGGAGCAGGTCGTAGCCCTCCTCGTCCTCCCGTTCCGCCGTATAGAGTGCGTCCACGCTCTCCAGGAAGGCGTCCGCATCGGAAAGCCTCTGCTTGTAGCGCTCCTTCCGGGATTCCAGCGGTGGAAGCGTCTCCTCCTCTACCGGAAAGCCCCAGATCAGACGGAACCGCCGATTGGACAGCAACGGGCTGTGCTCCCCATCCACCACGAGGATACCGTCTCCCACCGATTCCACCGTCGCCCGCAGGAGTGCGCGGGATCGCTCCAGCTTCTCTTCGGAGGCCTTCCAGTCCGTCATGTCCATACTCAGACCCAGTACATGGGCGGGGGACACCCCCGAAGCCGGGACCCCGATCCCGGCGGAGGCGAACCAGCGGAGCCTTCCCTCCCGGTCGTAGGCGGAATGCATCAACCTCTTTCCGCCGGCTTCTTCCGCCGTTACCGCACGGAGAAAGCTGCGGGCACGTCCTCTGTCATCCGGGTGCGACAGAAGCAGCCAGTCTTCCAGAGGTTCACCGGGGATATCTTCTTCCTCCGCCGGGTATCCAAGCATCCCCCGAAAACTTCTGGTTGGGCGAAACCGATCGCTCCCAGGGAAGTACTCCCACAGCCCCTGGCCGGAGACGGCAACAAGGCGCTCCAGCCGGCTGAAGGATTCCTGCGCTTCGGTCACCAGCGACCGCTCCAGCTCCAGACGTCTGCCCACCTCCCGGCGGGCGAAGAGAAAGAGCAGCGCACCGCTGGCCAGGACAAAGAAGACCCCCTTGATGGTCTGAAGGCGATTCAGCGCAGCAGGCACCTCTCCGACCAGCATGACGATGTGATCGGAGAAGAGGATCCACAATACCCCGAACAGGACAAACAGCCCCGCTATCCGGAGCGCTACCGCAGTACTGCCGTTCCCTTTCACCGAAGATCCCTCCCGACAGAAGGCTGCGCTGCCCCTGTCCTCCAGGATAGATTGCAGTTCGATTATACAGCACCATTTCTGCAGCTCTCCAGGAAAGATGGTGGGAACGTTCTTCACAGACGGTTGCATCTATCGGAAAAGAAAACGTTATATCCCCATGTTATCTCCGCAGCAGGGCCGCCACCGGAACAGCCAGGAGACACAGCATCAACCCTTGGCCAAACCCGACTGTACAGCCTCCTCCGCCCCCGGTCATCGGAACGGCTGTGGGGGTCGCCGTCGGCGCGGGACCGGTACGTTCCAGCCCTATGGGGAGACCCTCCAGCATATCGGGAGTAATGGCGCTGCCCCGATTCTTACCGTAGCCCCCACCTCCCAAGGTCATTCTCACTACCACAATGATTGTACGCCTCTCTAACACTCACCTGCAGGAATAACGGCCCAGCGCCATCTGCATCTCCTGTAACATCCTCGCGCAACAACGCCGGGCAAAGGGCTCCCGTTCCTGTGGCACACCTGACCATCAGTCCGACAGGAACGCAACGGCGGGGACTCCCTTGCGAAAAGCCCGGCAAACATGTAGACTTTAACGCTGAAAGGTGCCGTCCGGATTCTCTACTGCGGTGTCCTCTCCGAAAACGGTAGTCCCGTCGTGCTGTTCGTTCTGGTGGAATCAGCACATCCAGGGGCGGTACGCATCTGTTTTTCACCTTTAAAAAATCATATGTTTTCTCCGAGCCCCGCGGCCTTCCATCTGGGTGGCGGCGGGGCCGACAGGGTGGCGCTGGAAACGGCGTCGCCTCCCGGTGTGGAAAGGAGAACGTGGATTTCTGATCCTCCCTTTCTGCCGTGGGAGGATCTTTTTTTGTATTTGGTGGGATGTCAATGCGAATGTTTAAAAGCCGGGCCTGGTTTCCCGTCCTCATGGGCTCGTTCCTTGTGGCCTATGTGGTCTGGCCGCTGCTCAACATGTTCCTCCGGGCCGACTGGGGGATCGTGGCCTCCAGCGCCCGGGAACCCGAGGTGCTCGGAGCCCTCTGGCGCAGCATCTGGACCGCCGCGGCGTCCACCGGAATCATCGCGCTCTTCGGCACACCGCTGGCCTATCTGCTGGCCCGGAGGGAGTTCCGGGGCAAGTCCGTCCTGGAGGCCGTCATCGATCTGCCCATCATGGTACCCCACACCGTGGCCGGGATCGCCGTGCTCCTGGTGATCTCGCCGAAGGCGCCGCTGGGTGCGCTGATCAAGAGCCTGGGGCTCCAGCCGATCAACAGCGCCACGGGGATCGTCCTGGCCTGTATCTTCGTGAGCATCCCCTTCTATGTCGATTCGGCACGGGACGCCTTTGCGGGTGTCTCGCCGCATCTGGAGAAGGTGAGCCGCACACTGGGGGGCTCCATGCCCTATACGTTCTTCCACATCACCCTGCCGCTGGCCAGACGGGGGATCTTCTCGGGGCTCATCATGTCCTGGGCCAGAGCGGTGAGCGAGTTCGGCGCCATCGTGATCATCGCCTACCATCCCATGGTGGCACCGGTATTGATCTACGACCGCTTCCAGACCTTCGGGCTCAAGTACTCCTCCCCCATCGCCGTCCAGCTGATCTGCATCTCGCTCTTCATGTTCGTCACCCTCCGGCTGCTGGCCGGAAGGATCCGCATCGGGAGGGGCGAATCGTCGTGATCACACTGAAGGATGTCACCGTCCGGCTGCCGGGTTTCACGCTGGAACCGCTGTCCGTCCGCGTCGAGGAAGGGGAATTCTTCATGCTGGTGGGCCCCAGCGGTGCGGGCAAGACCATGCTGCTGGAATCCATCGCCGGTCTGCAGCCCCTCGCCTCGGGAACCATCACCGTCAGTGGCCGGGACATCACCGCAGAGCCGCCGGAGCGACGGGGCATCGCCCTGGTCTACCAGGACTACGCCCTCTTCCCCCACCTGAGCGTTGAGCAGAACATCCGCTACGGGCTCCGCTTCGCCGACGAACGGGACGAGAACCATGTGGCCCACCTCATCGAGACACTACGGCTGGATCATCTCCTGCGACGCAACCCGGAAACCCTCTCGGGAGGAGAGCAGCAGCGGGTGGCCCTGGCCAGGGCGCTGGCGGTGAAACCGTCGCTGCTCCTGCTGGACGAACCGCTCTCCTCGCTGGATCCAAGATTCCGGGAGGAGCTGCAGGAGCACCTCCGCTCCGTCCACGAAGCGGGGGTGACGATCCTCATGGTGACCCACGATTTCGGCGAGGTGCTCTCCCTGGGCAACCAGGTGGCCGTACTGCAGCAGGGAAGACTGCAGCAGAAAGGCGGGGTGGCCGAGGTCTTCCATACGCCGGCCAACCGGGAGGTAGCGGCCTTTGTGGGGATGAAAAACATCTTCCAGGCCTCGCTTCACGGCCGGTACGCACTGCTCGAAGGGGGAACGGAACTACTCCTGGGACGGGAGGTCGCCCAGCGGGAGGGATTCATCGGCATCCGGCCGGAGAACATCATCCTTGCCGCCAGGCCGGGGGCGAGCGACGCCGTGAACTGCTTCTGGGGGCGGATCATCTCCGTTACCCCCCGGGATGTAGCGCTGGAAGTCCTGCTGGAGACAGCGGATATCCGCCTCTTCGCCCACGTTCTCGCCAGCTCCTTCATGGAGCTGGGGCTCCATCCCGGCGAAACGGCCTGTATGCGTTTCAAGCCGGAGGCCGTTCATATCTTCTAGATGGCAGGGTTCTCCTGAGCCTTGGTCCATAGATCCACCACACACCACATACGGAGGTGCACCTATGAGAGGAATGCGGAAAGGGTTTATCGTAGCGGCGGTGTTCTGTCTGGCGATCCTGACGGCGATCCCCGCCTCGGCGGCGGAGAAGCTGATCGTCTTCCATGCAGGCAGCCTCAGCGCTCCAATGAAGGCCATCGAGGACCGGTTCGAGAAGGCCAATCCCGGTATCGACGTGCTCCGCGAGGCCGGCGGCAGCGCGTCCATGGCCAGGAAGATCATCGACCTGGACGGGGAATGCGACTGCTACTTTTCGGCGGACTACATGGTCATCGAACGGCTCCTGCGGCCCGAATACGCCGACTGGAACGCCATGTTCGCCAGCAACGAACTGGCCCTCATGTACGGCCCCCAATCGAAGTACGCCGACGAGGTCGACAGCGACAACTGGTACGAGATCCTGATGCGCGACGACGTCACCTGGGGGCACTCCAACCCCGATGCCGATCCCTGCGGCTACCGCGCCCTGATGGTGCTCCAGCTGGCCGAGGACTACTACGATCGGCCCGATCTCCACGAGGAGGCCATGGCCCATCCCGGCAGGGGTGTCCGGCCGAAGGCCATCGAGCTGATCGCCCAGGTGGACACCGGCGCCATGGACTATGCCTTCGAGTACAAGTCCGTGGCCGTCCAGCATGGTCTTCCCTACGTCACCTTCCCGCCGGAGATCAACCTCAGCGATCCCGCCTACGCCGACCTCTACTCCACCGCCGAGGTGGAACGGGCCGGCAGGGAACCCGGGGAGACAATCATCACCAAGGGGCAGCCCATCGTCTACGGCTGCACCATCCCCACAACAGCACCCCATCCGGACCTGGCATCGCGGTTCATGCAGTTTGTCCTCTCCCCCGACCATGGTCTGGCTGTCTTCGAGAGTATGGGACAGGGTATCGTCGGCCCCGAACGGGTGCACGGCGAGGACAATGTCCCCCAGAGCCTCGAGGGTCTCGTGCAGTAGACACCCCTCCCCCACGAGATCCTGGAGCGTACCACCCACCCACGGCCCGCGGGTTCCTTCGAACCCGCGGGTTTGTCGTATGTCCGCCCGACGCGACAGATGCCGACGGCGGCGGTATACTGAAAATGGGGATCCCCACGGAAAGGAACGAACGGACACCATGGCCGAAGAACATACGAAACGGCTTCTGCTGATCGAGGACGACCGGGAGCTCTGCGGACTCCTGGGGGAGTACCTGGAGGGCGAAGGGTTCGCCGTGGAATGCGTCCACGAAGGAGACGAGGGACTCCGGCGGGCCCTCGACGGCGGACATCACCTGGTGGTCCTGGATCTGATGCTCCCCGGCCTGCCGGGGCTGGACCTCCTCCGGTCCCTGCGGGGCCGGTCCTCCATCCCCGTCCTGATCCTCACCGCCAGGGGCGACGACGTGGACCGCATCCTCGGCCTGGAGCTCGGCGCCGACGACTATCTCCCCAAACCCTGCAATCCCCGGGAACTGGCCGCCAGGATCCGCTCCATCCTCCGTCGCACCCTCCCCACCGAAGGCCGGCAGGCCCGGATCGGGGGCGACCTGACGCTCTCCAGCGGGGCCTATACCGCCTGGCTGGGGGAGCGGCAGCTGGAGCTCACCACTACGGAGTTCAAGATTCTGGAGGTGCTCTTCAACCAGGCCGGAGGTGTCTGCAGCCGACAGGCTCTGAGCAGAAACGCCATGGGACGTCCCCTTACCCCCTTCGACCGGACCATCGACGTCCATGTGAGCAATCTGCGCAAGAAACTCGGCCCCCATCCCGACGGTACGGAGCGGATCCGGA
Above is a genomic segment from Synergistales bacterium containing:
- the sdaAA gene encoding L-serine ammonia-lyase, iron-sulfur-dependent, subunit alpha — its product is MRSLDELTTLCKEWQCSLPKTILHTKEQESGQSPEHQREAMASRLADMRRSVEEALSTDREPQLVENRAPLLGEYRPAEGPLSGGVILEAGRIALAVAASNACMGRIVAAPTAGSCGILPGILFSYDHHFKPGEAALVDALITAAGIGNVIAERATLAGASGGCQAECGAAAAMGAGALVQLRGGNADQISQAAALTLKSLLGLVCDPVGGLVEVPCIVRNGTLVALSAIGADMALAGVRSAIPADEVIDTMGAVGRALPETLRETARGGLAVSPTGRSFTERLREQSP
- a CDS encoding ABC transporter permease: MRMFKSRAWFPVLMGSFLVAYVVWPLLNMFLRADWGIVASSAREPEVLGALWRSIWTAAASTGIIALFGTPLAYLLARREFRGKSVLEAVIDLPIMVPHTVAGIAVLLVISPKAPLGALIKSLGLQPINSATGIVLACIFVSIPFYVDSARDAFAGVSPHLEKVSRTLGGSMPYTFFHITLPLARRGIFSGLIMSWARAVSEFGAIVIIAYHPMVAPVLIYDRFQTFGLKYSSPIAVQLICISLFMFVTLRLLAGRIRIGRGESS
- a CDS encoding ABC transporter ATP-binding protein, yielding MITLKDVTVRLPGFTLEPLSVRVEEGEFFMLVGPSGAGKTMLLESIAGLQPLASGTITVSGRDITAEPPERRGIALVYQDYALFPHLSVEQNIRYGLRFADERDENHVAHLIETLRLDHLLRRNPETLSGGEQQRVALARALAVKPSLLLLDEPLSSLDPRFREELQEHLRSVHEAGVTILMVTHDFGEVLSLGNQVAVLQQGRLQQKGGVAEVFHTPANREVAAFVGMKNIFQASLHGRYALLEGGTELLLGREVAQREGFIGIRPENIILAARPGASDAVNCFWGRIISVTPRDVALEVLLETADIRLFAHVLASSFMELGLHPGETACMRFKPEAVHIF
- a CDS encoding substrate-binding domain-containing protein, producing the protein MRGMRKGFIVAAVFCLAILTAIPASAAEKLIVFHAGSLSAPMKAIEDRFEKANPGIDVLREAGGSASMARKIIDLDGECDCYFSADYMVIERLLRPEYADWNAMFASNELALMYGPQSKYADEVDSDNWYEILMRDDVTWGHSNPDADPCGYRALMVLQLAEDYYDRPDLHEEAMAHPGRGVRPKAIELIAQVDTGAMDYAFEYKSVAVQHGLPYVTFPPEINLSDPAYADLYSTAEVERAGREPGETIITKGQPIVYGCTIPTTAPHPDLASRFMQFVLSPDHGLAVFESMGQGIVGPERVHGEDNVPQSLEGLVQ
- a CDS encoding response regulator transcription factor, translated to MAEEHTKRLLLIEDDRELCGLLGEYLEGEGFAVECVHEGDEGLRRALDGGHHLVVLDLMLPGLPGLDLLRSLRGRSSIPVLILTARGDDVDRILGLELGADDYLPKPCNPRELAARIRSILRRTLPTEGRQARIGGDLTLSSGAYTAWLGERQLELTTTEFKILEVLFNQAGGVCSRQALSRNAMGRPLTPFDRTIDVHVSNLRKKLGPHPDGTERIRTIRGEGYMYTFPHRGEDPHD